The proteins below come from a single Triticum aestivum cultivar Chinese Spring chromosome 5D, IWGSC CS RefSeq v2.1, whole genome shotgun sequence genomic window:
- the LOC123125126 gene encoding uncharacterized protein: MSFPSRASHLNSSSSREGETEESRETERGQDYRSMGLLALKRELKRNHGRSQSNKGSAASLSKRDISPFQQDDNSHTEKRKDDNSHGGKKARFIGPDLPEEIWHHIHSLVPMRDAARAACVSRSFLNSWKCHQNLAFTNETMCSEETSLKGTTDPNYRRNRREYNNNIDRIMANHRDVGVKTFELEFYGPYNTKFYNRLNNWLQIVVTPVMEKLTLTLPSEKAKYEFPCSLLSDRSGNTIRHLDLANCILHPTVNLNLRCLAVLDLYEVHITGGELACLLSNSFSLEKLTLLHCHDMIRLEVPCLLQRLSHLEVFECPRLQVIENKAPNISSFEYTGNEVVQLSLGESLQVKYLRLDYRCAISHAIDKLPSSVPNLETLIIISPREVPRSYI; encoded by the exons ATGTCCTTCCCGAGCCGAGCGTCCCACTTGAACTCAAGTAGTAGCAGAGAGGGGGAGACAGAGGAGAGCAGAGAAACAGAGAGAGGACAGGATTATCGGAGCATGGGGCTGCTGGCGCTCAAGCGGGAGCTCAAGCGGAACCATGGCCGTAGCCAATCCAATA AAGGATCGGCTGCTTCATTATCTAAAAGAGACATATCACCTTTCCAACAGGATGATAATTCACACACGGAAAAAAGAAAGGATGATAATTCTCATGGTGGAAAAAAGGCAAGATTTATTGGTCCAGACCTTCCAGAG GAAATCTGGCATCATATACATTCACTAGTGCCAATGCGGGACGCGGCCAGGGCTGCCTGTGTGTCTCGTTCCTTTCTGAACTCATGGAAATGCCATCAGAATCTCGCCTTCACCAATGAAACAATGTGCTCAGAAGAAACATCATTGAAGGGAACAACTGACCCGAATTATAGAAGAAATAGAAGAGAGTATAACAACAATATTGACCGTATTATGGCAAATCATAGAGACGTCGGTGTGAAGACATTCGAGCTTGAATTCTATGGTCCTTACAATACCAAATTTTATAATCGTCTCAATAATTGGCTTCAGATTGTTGTTACACCAGTGATGGAAAAACTTACACTTACACTTCCATCGGAGAAGGCAAAGTATGAGTTCCCTTGTTCACTTTTATCTGACAGAAGTGGAAACACGATAAGGCATCTCGACCTTGCTAATTGTATCTTGCATCCAACAGTTAACCTTAATTTGAGATGCCTGGCAGTATTGGATTTGTATGAAGTGCATATCACAGGGGGTGAGTTAGCGTGCCTTCTTTCTAATTCATTTTCTCTGGAAAAATTGACACtcctacattgtcatgatatgatTCGCCTCGAGGTGCCTTGCCTGCTGCAGCGGCTAAGCCATCTCGAGGTGTTTGAATGCCCGAGACTTCAAGTTATAGAGAACAAAGCTCCAAATATCTCCAGCTTTGAGTATACAGGTAATGAAGTAGTACAACTCTCACTTGGAGAATCATTGCAAGTGAAGTACCTTAGGTTGGATTATAGATGTGCCATCAGTCATGCTATCGACAAGCTTCCATCCAGTGTGCCTAATCTTGAGACTCTCATAATAATTTCTCCTCGTGAGGTACCACGTTCTTATATTTAG